Proteins co-encoded in one Hirundo rustica isolate bHirRus1 chromosome 18, bHirRus1.pri.v3, whole genome shotgun sequence genomic window:
- the TMEM220 gene encoding transmembrane protein 220: MAELLWRLCNLFMAAFFGLAAAVQVNDPDAGLWTVVYLVPAALTLLVSINPSITDNGVWRSLCDLHSAGCVVGTVALACSLFAYAQGNIFHEEEGRELFGLVIITIWMSLCRSSAKSPLRGVRLVAAVVVALFPFVSWLYIYVNKDMRESWPTHCKTVI; the protein is encoded by the exons ATGGCGGAGCTTCTGTGGCGGCTCTGCAATCTCTTCATGGCCGCCTTCTTCGGGCTGGCGGCCGCCGTGCAG GTCAACGACCCCGACGCGGGGCTGTGGACG GTTGTCTACTTAGTGCCAGCTGCCCTGACACTGCTTGTCAGCATCAACCCTTCAATAACAG acaatGGTGTTTGGAGGAGCCTCTGTGACCTTCATTCTGCTGGCTGTGTTGTTGGGACCGTTGCCTTGGCTTGCTCTTTGTTTGCTTACGCTCAAGGAAACATTTTTCATGAAGAGGAAGGCAG AGAGTTGTTTGGTCTGGTGATTATTACAATATGGATGAGTCTTTGTCGCAGTTCAGCAAA GAGTCCTCTGAGAGGAGTTCGCTTGGTTGCTGCAGTTGTTGTTGCCCTCTTCCCCTTTGTTTCGTGGCTGTACATTTATGTCAACAAAGACATGCGAGAGTCTTGGCCAACACACTGCAAAACCGTGATTTAA
- the ADPRM gene encoding manganese-dependent ADP-ribose/CDP-alcohol diphosphatase, producing the protein MQAAPRLAFGVVADIQFADAEDGHDFGGCRRRYYRNSLRLLREAVRAWGGESPPIDFVLQLGDSIDGQNARRGEAESALRQVLEVLGQLSVPVHHAWGNHELYNFSRARLVHTGLYSRPAGGSDGPADRECHAYHCSPAPRLRLVVLDSYDVSTLGADPGSARYQVALRVLREKNPNDDLNSPEGLKEPHFVAFNGGFSQAQLEWFDEVLKFSDENQEKVIVTAHVPIHPCASNGVCLAWNYEAALSVIHAHRCVVCVLAGHLHDGAYCLDSHGVHHLTLEGVIETPPESNAFGTVHIYEDKMILKGSGRIPDRVMPF; encoded by the exons ATGCAGGCGGCGCCGCGCCTCGCCTTCGGGGTGGTCGCTGACATCCAGTTCGCGGACGCGGAGGACGGGCACGACTTCGGCGGCTGCCGGCGGCGCTACTACCGCAACAGCCTGCGCTTGCTGCGGGAGGCGGTGCGGGCGTGGGGCGGCGAGAGCCCGCCGATAGACTTCGTGCTGCAGCTGGGCGATAGCATCGACGGGCAGAACGCGCGGCGCGGCGAGGCCGAGAGCGCCTTGCGGCAGGTGCTGGAGGTCCTGGGGCAGCTCTCGGTGCCGGTGCACCACGCCTGGGGCAACCACGAGCTCTACAACTTCAGCCGGGCCCGGCTGGTGCACACCGGGCTGTACAGCCGGCCCGCGGGGGGCTCGGACGGGCCGGCGGACCGGGAGTGCCACGCTTATCACtgcagccccgcgccgcggctCCGCCTCGTCGTGCTCGACTCCTACGACGTGAGCACCCTGGGCGCCGACCCCGGCAGCGCCCGCTACCAGGTGGCCCTGAGGGTGCTGCGGGAGAAGAACCCCAACGATGACCTCAACAGCCCTGAAG GGCTCAAAGAACCTCATTTTGTAGCATTTAATGGAGGATTTAGCCAAGCCCAGCTGGAGTGGTTCGATGAAGTCCTCAAGTTCTCTGatgaaaaccaagaaaaagttATAGTTACGG CTCACGTGCCCATTCATCCCTGCGCTTCCAATGGGGTTTGCCTGGCGTGGAATTACGAGGCTGCGCTGTCAGTGATCCACGCGCACCGGTGCGTGGTGTGCGTCCTGGCAGGGCACCTGCACGACGGCGCCTACTGCCTGGACTCGCACGGAGTTCATCACCTCACCTTGGAGGGCGTGATCGAGACGCCCCCGGAGAGCAACGCCTTCGGAACTGTTCACATCTACGAGGATAAAATGATACTGAAGGGGAGCGGCAGGATTCCCGACAGAGTTATGCCTTTCTGA